From Coffea arabica cultivar ET-39 chromosome 2e, Coffea Arabica ET-39 HiFi, whole genome shotgun sequence, the proteins below share one genomic window:
- the LOC113726704 gene encoding tubby-like F-box protein 8 yields the protein MSFRSIVSDVRDSFGSLSRRSFNVRLPGHHRGKSHGSFHDSNEQPLVIQNSRWANLPPELLFDVIRRLEESETTWPGRKHVVACAAVCRSWRSMCKEIVKSPEFCGKLTFPVSLKQPGPRDGTIQCFIKRDKSNLTYHLFLCLSPALLVENGKFLLSAKRTRRTTCTEYVISMDADNISRSSSTYIGKLRSNFLGTKFIIYDTQPPYTCTNVPPPGRTSRRFYSKKVSPKVPTGSYNIAQITYELNVLGTRGPRRMHCVMQSIPASALDAGGTVPGQPELLPRCLEDSFRSISFSKSLDHSTEFSSSRFSDIGVPGNEDEEGKVVKPLILKNKAPRWHEQLQCWCLNFRGRVTVASVKNFQLIAATQPAASASTTSQPTQTDHDKIILQFGKVGKDMFTMDYRYPLSAFQAFAICLSSFDTKLACE from the exons ATGTCGTTCCGCAGTATAGTTAGTGATGTAAGAGATAGTTTTGGGAGCCTATCGAGACGGAGTTTTAATGTAAGACTACCTGGCCATCATCGGGGGAAGTCTCATGGTTCATTTCATGATTCAAATGAACAGCCTTTGGTAATTCAAAACAGCCGTTGGGCTAATCTTCCACCGGAGCTACTCTTTGATGTAATTAGAAGGCTAGAGGAGAGTGAGACTACGTGGCCAGGTCGTAAGCATGTCGTGGCTTGTGCTGCCGTATGCAGGTCATGGAGGAGTATGTGTAAAGAAATTGTAAAAAGTCCAGAATTTTGTGGGAAGCTCACTTTTCCAGTTTCTCTTAAGCAg CCAGGGCCTCGTGATGGAACTATCCAGTGCTTCATCAAAAGGGATAAATCTAATCTAACATACCATCTTTTCTTGTGTCTTAGTCCTG CTTTGCTAGTTGAAAATGGTAAGTTTCTTCTCTCCGCAAAACGTACTCGGCGAACTACCTGCACGGAGTATGTTATCTCAATGGATGCAGATAACATTTCGAGATCAAGCAGCACAtacattggaaagctaag ATCAAATTTTCTTGGCACGAAATTCATAATATACGACACGCAACCTCCGTATACCTGTACAAATGTCCCTCCACCTGGGAGAACAAGCCGCAGATTCTATTCCAAGAAGGTCTCTCCAAAAGTGCCAACTGGAAGTTATAACATAGCTCAGATCACATATGAGCTAAATGTGCTGGGAACACGGGGTCCACGGAGAATGCATTGCGTAATGCAATCAATTCCAGCCTCGGCACTTGACGCTGGCGGAACGGTACCGGGCCAACCTGAGCTCCTTCCAAGGTGTCTGGAAGACTCGTTCCGGAGTATTTCTTTCTCAAAATCTCTGGATCATTCTACGGAGTTCAGCAGCTCAAGATTTTCTGATATTGGTGTGCCGGGAAATGAAGATGAGGAGGGTAAGGTTGTCAAACCTTTAATCCTCAAGAACAAGGCACCTAGATGGCACGAACAATTACAGTGCTGGTGCCTAAATTTTCGAGGTCGGGTAACGGTGGCATCTGTCAAAAATTTTCAGTTGATCGCTGCCACCCAACCAGCTGCAAGTGCTTCAACCACCTCCCAACCAACTCAAACTGACCATGACAAAATCATCTTGCAGTTTGGCAAGGTGGGCAAAGATATGTTTACCATGGATTACCGCTATCCTTTGTCTGCATTTCAGGCTTTTGCAATCTGTTTGAGTAGCTTTGACACGAAATTGGCTTGTGAATAG
- the LOC140036820 gene encoding pentatricopeptide repeat-containing protein At5g15340, mitochondrial-like yields the protein MVECARQISSLARHYRALLRSAARHPDLGVGQKLHATAITSGLLALSAPNSFLRNTILRMYAACCNSYSARKVFDEIPRSHKDTVDWTTLMNCYARDGLPRETLNLFITMRSIGVPVDEITLVSFFCACAKLGDEWLGYQGYVCLVKMGFCYNSMKACNAAMSMYAKCGLMREARRVFDEMSERSAVSWTVLLDAVMKWECLESGRRVFDEMPERNEIAWTKMITGYVENGCAWEAFKMLKEMLFDHGLDLNFVTLCSLLSACTRSGDVMMGRWLHLHSLKMMGNQMDVMVATSLIDMYAKCGGIAAACRVFEAMHHRNVAMWNAMLNGLAVHGKGSVVLDMFDQMVMEVNPDDVTFTVLLSACSHSGLVDQGRVFFSNLECRYGIKPSMEHYACMVDLLGRAGHHEEAETMIMGMPMQPNEFVLGSLLGSCIVHRKLELGERVMQELLKMYPQNVEYHVLLSNMYASVDKPEKADSFRGVLKMRGIRRVPGMSSVHFGGKIGRSTAGEKSYPPIRSIPRVGRIEDVKFSNTSYQA from the coding sequence ATGGTCGAATGTGCCCGCCAAATCTCATCACTGGCTCGTCACTACCGAGCTCTTCTAAGGTCTGCCGCGCGCCACCCAGATTTGGGCGTGGGCCAGAAGCTCCACGCCACAGCCATAACTAGCGGTCTGCTGGCCTTATCTGCCCCAAACTCATTCCTCCGGAACACCATCCTCCGGATGTACGCTGCCTGCTGTAATTCTTACTCTGCGCGCAAGGTGTTCGACGAAATTCCCCGCTCGCATAAAGACACAGTTGATTGGACTACCCTAATGAACTGTTATGCTCGAGATGGATTGCCTCGCGAAACCCTCAATCTGTTCATCACTATGAGAAGTATTGGAGTTCCAGTTGACGAAATTACGCTGGTCTCTTTCTTCTGTGCTTGTGCGAAATTGGGTGATGAATGGTTGGGGTATCAAGGTTATGTTTGCCTGGTCAAGATGGGTTTCTGTTATAATAGTATGAAGGCTTGCAATGCGGCTATGAGTATGTATGCAAAATGTGGATTAATGCGTGAAGCGAGGCGGGTTTTCGATGAGATGAGTGAAAGGAGTGCTGTTTCTTGGACGGTTCTTTTGGATGCTGTGATGAAATGGGAATGTCTGGAAAGTGGGAGGAGAGTCTTTGATGAGATGCCAGAGAGAAATGAGATTGCTTGGACGAAAATGATCACGGGGTATGTTGAGAATGGGTGTGCTTGGGAGGCTTTTAAAATGCTCAAGGAGATGCTCTTTGATCATGGGCTAGATTTGAACTTTGTTACACTCTGTTCATTGTTATCGGCTTGTACCCGATCGGGGGATGTTATGATGGGCAGGTGGTTGCATCTCCATTCACTTAAAATGATGGGAAATCAAATGGACGTTATGGTCGCTACATCTTTGATTGACATGTATGCTAAATGTGGCGGGATAGCTGCCGCTTGTAGAGTATTCGAGGCAATGCATCACAGGAATGTGGCCATGTGGAACGCTATGCTAAACGGTCTTGCAGTGCATGGAAAGGGTAGCGTTGTTTTAGATATGTTTGATCAGATGGTAATGGAGGTCAATCCCGATGATGTGACTTTCACAGTTCTCTTAAGTGCTTGCAGTCACTCAGGTTTAGTTGATCAAGGTCGAGTTTTTTTCTCAAACCTTGAATGTAGGTATGGGATAAAGCCTTCAATGGAGCACTATGCTTGTATGGTGGATCTTTTGGGTCGGGCTGGACATCATGAAGAAGCTGAGACTATGATAATGGGAATGCCAATGCAACCTAATGAGTTTGTGTTGGGATCTCTTTTAGGTTCCTGTATTGTCCATAGAAAGCTAGAGTTGGGGGAAAGAGTTATGCAAGAGCTACTTAAAATGTATCCGCAAAACGTAGaatatcatgttttgctttctAACATGTATGCCTCAGTAGATAAGCCTGAGAAGGCTGACTCTTTCAGAGGGGTTCTTAAAATGAGGGGCATTAGAAGGGTGCCAGGAATGAGTTCGGTTCATTTCGGTGGCAAAATTGGACGGTCTACAGCAGGGGAAAAATCTTACCCACCGATCAGGAGTATACCTCGTGTTGGACGAATTGAAGACGTAAAATTTAGTAATACTTCTTATCAAGCTTAA
- the LOC140036819 gene encoding WAT1-related protein At1g25270-like isoform X1 has translation MMTVARFCNRLHGMKPTMMMVMVQVALAGVNIFYKLAANDGMSMRIMVAYRFMFAAAAVVPLALYFERNSRPKLTWMVLFEAFLCAFFGGSLAQNLYGQSIIMTSATFASATTNLIPALTFIIAVFFRLEKFELKTKAGKAKVTGTLICLGGAMLLTFYKGAEINLWSTDLGLLHENNRLHAGHLAASHQNSRNHILGPLLAISSSFSAALSLIFQAKMSERYPCHYSSTALICLMGSLQTVIFALCVENNRWSEWKLGWNIRLLAVSYSGTVASGIMITVTMWCVRMRGPLFVSVFSPLMLILVAIAGSLFLDEKLHLGSVLGAFVIIVGLYSVLWGKGKEMKRISQLMPTCEKTDEQIEMTAEPDKNAKSCSMMALGVSPNFLPTSETEALDTDPEVHLEEGISTPDGKA, from the exons ATGATGACAGTGGCGAGGTTCTGCAATAGGCTTCATGGGATGAAGCCAACCATGATGATGGTAATGGTTCAAGTAGCACTGGCGGGAGTGAATATATTCTACAAATTGGCAGCAAATGATGGAATGAGTATGAGGATCATGGTTGCCTACAGGTTTATGTTCGCCGCTGCTGCGGTTGTTCCTCTTGCCCTCTACTTCGAAAG GAATAGCAGGCCGAAATTAACGTGGATGGTTCTTTTCGAAGCATTTCTTTGTGCATTTTTCGG GGGATCATTGGCCCAAAATTTGTATGGACAAAGCATAATAATGACGTCAGCGACCTTTGCTTCAGCAACCACGAATCTGATTCCGGCGCTAACGTTCATCATAGCTGTATTTTTCCG GTTGGAGAAGTTCGAACTGAAAACCAAGGCGGGCAAAGCAAAAGTGACAGGAACATTAATATGTTTAGGTGGGGCAATGTTGCTTACGTTTTACAAAGGAGCTGAAATCAATCTGTGGTCAACCGACCTTGGACTTCTGCACGAGAACAACCGCCTTCACGCTGGACACTTGGCAGCGTCCCATCAAAATTCCAGGAATCACATTCTTGGTCCTCTTCTTGCAATATCTAGCTCTTTCTCTGCTGCACTGTCTTTGATTTTTCAG GCTAAAATGAGTGAGAGGTACCCTTGCCATTATTCGAGCACAGCTCTAATTTGCTTAATGGGATCTCTGCAAACTGTAATTTTTGCGCTTTGTGTGGAAAATAACCGCTGGAGTGAGTGGAAATTGGGTTGGAACATCAGACTCCTCGCAGTATCCTACTCG GGTACAGTGGCTTCAGGAATAATGATAACAGTTACAATGTGGTGTGTAAGGATGAGAGGCCCTTTATTTGTGTCCGTGTTTAGCCCTCTTATGCTTATACTCGTCGCGATAGCAGGCTCCTTATTCCTCGACGAGAAGTTGCACCTGGGAAG TGTGCTGGGAGCATTTGTAATAATCGTTGGCTTGTACTCGGTGCTATGGGGGAAAGGCAAAGAGATGAAAAGAATCAGCCAGTTGATGCCAACTTGCGAAAAAACTGATGAGCAAATTGAGATGACTGCCGAGCCGGACAAAAATGCAAAGAGTTGCAGTATGATGGCTTTGGGGGTTAGTCCCAATTTTCTCCCAACTTCAGAAACCGAAGCATTAGATACTGATCCAGAAGTTCATTTAGAAGAGGGGATATCCACTCCTGATGGGAAGGCCTAG
- the LOC140036819 gene encoding WAT1-related protein At1g68170-like isoform X2: MMTVARFCNRLHGMKPTMMMVMVQVALAGVNIFYKLAANDGMSMRIMVAYRFMFAAAAVVPLALYFERGSLAQNLYGQSIIMTSATFASATTNLIPALTFIIAVFFRLEKFELKTKAGKAKVTGTLICLGGAMLLTFYKGAEINLWSTDLGLLHENNRLHAGHLAASHQNSRNHILGPLLAISSSFSAALSLIFQAKMSERYPCHYSSTALICLMGSLQTVIFALCVENNRWSEWKLGWNIRLLAVSYSGTVASGIMITVTMWCVRMRGPLFVSVFSPLMLILVAIAGSLFLDEKLHLGSVLGAFVIIVGLYSVLWGKGKEMKRISQLMPTCEKTDEQIEMTAEPDKNAKSCSMMALGVSPNFLPTSETEALDTDPEVHLEEGISTPDGKA, encoded by the exons ATGATGACAGTGGCGAGGTTCTGCAATAGGCTTCATGGGATGAAGCCAACCATGATGATGGTAATGGTTCAAGTAGCACTGGCGGGAGTGAATATATTCTACAAATTGGCAGCAAATGATGGAATGAGTATGAGGATCATGGTTGCCTACAGGTTTATGTTCGCCGCTGCTGCGGTTGTTCCTCTTGCCCTCTACTTCGAAAG GGGATCATTGGCCCAAAATTTGTATGGACAAAGCATAATAATGACGTCAGCGACCTTTGCTTCAGCAACCACGAATCTGATTCCGGCGCTAACGTTCATCATAGCTGTATTTTTCCG GTTGGAGAAGTTCGAACTGAAAACCAAGGCGGGCAAAGCAAAAGTGACAGGAACATTAATATGTTTAGGTGGGGCAATGTTGCTTACGTTTTACAAAGGAGCTGAAATCAATCTGTGGTCAACCGACCTTGGACTTCTGCACGAGAACAACCGCCTTCACGCTGGACACTTGGCAGCGTCCCATCAAAATTCCAGGAATCACATTCTTGGTCCTCTTCTTGCAATATCTAGCTCTTTCTCTGCTGCACTGTCTTTGATTTTTCAG GCTAAAATGAGTGAGAGGTACCCTTGCCATTATTCGAGCACAGCTCTAATTTGCTTAATGGGATCTCTGCAAACTGTAATTTTTGCGCTTTGTGTGGAAAATAACCGCTGGAGTGAGTGGAAATTGGGTTGGAACATCAGACTCCTCGCAGTATCCTACTCG GGTACAGTGGCTTCAGGAATAATGATAACAGTTACAATGTGGTGTGTAAGGATGAGAGGCCCTTTATTTGTGTCCGTGTTTAGCCCTCTTATGCTTATACTCGTCGCGATAGCAGGCTCCTTATTCCTCGACGAGAAGTTGCACCTGGGAAG TGTGCTGGGAGCATTTGTAATAATCGTTGGCTTGTACTCGGTGCTATGGGGGAAAGGCAAAGAGATGAAAAGAATCAGCCAGTTGATGCCAACTTGCGAAAAAACTGATGAGCAAATTGAGATGACTGCCGAGCCGGACAAAAATGCAAAGAGTTGCAGTATGATGGCTTTGGGGGTTAGTCCCAATTTTCTCCCAACTTCAGAAACCGAAGCATTAGATACTGATCCAGAAGTTCATTTAGAAGAGGGGATATCCACTCCTGATGGGAAGGCCTAG